A genomic stretch from Natronomonas gomsonensis includes:
- a CDS encoding UDP binding domain-containing protein produces MAEFFEQYVADETVEDMSVLSYDEGEATFKPVQAASKRTYDGDLFTIRTRMNKEVTVTHDHPMLVVEGGEPTVREAQHLEDGDELPVQTSLPADPIGKFDIIELVADSPAFDNEAVYLKPSFDMDEVKDELRDVLREYNKQFSYDKVHEFIRRDYLILDAFLEFEDQLSIGRDDLSLYTTVGGGQTYVPAIIPADEEFWRFIGYYLSEGHINEDDSGHGTTTRKRVMLSFHPTDEQAYVAEVESYLERHGIHYRTSTQETATQIETSSRVLSHFLEWLGCGTGSYTAAIPDTAFQETERNRKALLSGLFRGDGYIEYTSHSNAVVYDYGSVSEELIRGMQFLLHSLGIVPSYKTSQSAKSTRPAHFLRVSAKDQIGALKEMFLPSEQERIERRLNDVADIRPTGHTDGGAHTTVAVKDISVTENEVEVYSLEVADTHTFVTTDALVVHNCFPKDTAGLAAAARDNDYTPAMIEAAIEVNDGQPERLLELLDSHVDVVDKRIAVLGLAFKAGTDDIRGSRAKPVIEGLQDRGADIVAYDPLAKEAMAEQYPDIEYVDSAAEALDGAHGVAVVTDWPEFTDLNKEFDAMANPVVIDGRRIISRRDGLTYEGLTW; encoded by the coding sequence ATGGCCGAGTTCTTCGAGCAGTACGTGGCTGATGAGACCGTTGAGGACATGTCGGTCCTCAGTTACGATGAAGGGGAAGCTACGTTCAAGCCGGTTCAGGCTGCGAGCAAACGTACCTACGATGGGGATCTCTTCACGATTCGGACTCGAATGAACAAGGAAGTCACGGTCACCCACGACCACCCGATGCTCGTCGTGGAGGGTGGTGAGCCGACGGTTCGAGAAGCCCAGCATCTCGAAGACGGAGACGAACTCCCCGTTCAGACCAGCCTCCCTGCTGATCCGATCGGTAAGTTCGACATCATCGAATTGGTGGCCGATTCGCCGGCCTTCGACAACGAGGCCGTCTATCTGAAGCCATCTTTCGATATGGACGAGGTCAAAGACGAACTCCGTGACGTCCTTCGGGAGTACAACAAACAGTTTAGTTACGACAAAGTCCATGAGTTCATCCGTCGAGATTATCTTATCCTTGATGCCTTCCTTGAGTTCGAAGACCAGTTGTCGATTGGCCGCGACGACTTGAGCCTCTATACGACTGTCGGTGGGGGGCAAACGTACGTACCGGCAATCATTCCAGCGGATGAGGAATTTTGGCGATTCATCGGCTACTACCTCAGTGAGGGCCACATCAATGAAGACGACTCCGGACACGGCACAACGACTCGGAAGCGCGTCATGCTGAGTTTCCATCCCACCGACGAGCAGGCATACGTCGCCGAGGTCGAATCGTATCTCGAGCGACACGGAATCCACTACCGGACAAGTACTCAGGAAACGGCCACGCAAATAGAGACATCGAGCCGGGTACTTTCCCACTTCCTCGAATGGCTTGGCTGTGGCACTGGTTCATATACAGCGGCAATCCCGGATACAGCCTTCCAAGAGACAGAACGAAACCGGAAGGCGCTCTTGTCAGGACTCTTCCGTGGTGACGGATACATCGAATACACGAGCCATTCGAACGCTGTCGTCTACGATTATGGGTCAGTGAGCGAAGAGCTGATTCGAGGAATGCAGTTCCTGCTTCATAGTCTCGGTATCGTCCCAAGTTACAAGACGTCTCAGTCCGCTAAATCAACTCGGCCTGCCCACTTCCTCCGCGTGAGTGCGAAAGACCAGATTGGGGCCCTCAAAGAAATGTTCCTCCCTTCAGAGCAGGAACGAATCGAGCGGCGGCTTAACGATGTCGCTGATATCAGACCAACCGGGCACACCGATGGTGGGGCCCATACCACCGTTGCTGTCAAGGATATCAGCGTGACCGAAAATGAGGTTGAGGTGTACTCTCTCGAGGTTGCGGATACGCACACCTTCGTGACGACTGACGCGCTCGTCGTTCACAACTGCTTCCCGAAGGACACCGCTGGACTCGCCGCTGCCGCTCGGGACAACGATTACACACCGGCGATGATAGAGGCTGCAATCGAGGTCAACGACGGTCAACCCGAGCGCCTGCTTGAACTGCTTGATTCCCACGTTGACGTGGTGGACAAACGCATCGCCGTCCTCGGCCTCGCATTCAAGGCCGGTACCGACGACATCCGTGGCTCCCGTGCCAAGCCGGTCATCGAAGGGCTGCAGGACCGAGGTGCCGATATCGTCGCCTACGACCCTCTCGCCAAGGAGGCGATGGCCGAACAGTACCCCGATATCGAATACGTCGACTCCGCGGCCGAGGCGCTCGACGGCGCCCACGGCGTCGCTGTCGTTACTGACTGGCCCGAATTCACCGACCTCAACAAGGAGTTCGATGCGATGGCCAACCCCGTCGTCATTGATGGCCGCCGTATCATCAGTCGTCGGGACGGACTTACCTATGAAGGACTGACGTGGTAA